The Vicia villosa cultivar HV-30 ecotype Madison, WI unplaced genomic scaffold, Vvil1.0 ctg.001158F_1_1, whole genome shotgun sequence genome includes a region encoding these proteins:
- the LOC131633640 gene encoding defensin Ec-AMP-D2-like: MARSISLVSTIFVFLLILVATGPSMVAEARDCESKSHKFKGKCFSDTNCASVCKTEHFPGGHCRGFRQRCFCTTHC, from the exons ATGGCTCGTTCAATTTCTTTGGTCTCCACCATCTTTGTCTTCCTTCTCATTCTTGTGGCCACTG GGCCAAGTATGGTGGCAGAGGCAAGAGATTGTGAGTCTAAAAGTCACAAGTTCAAAGGAAAATGTTTTAGTGATACCAACTGTGCTTCTGTGTGCAAAACAGAACATTTCCCTGGTGGACACTGCCGTGGATTCCGTCAAAGATGCTTTTGCACTACACACTGTTGA
- the LOC131633644 gene encoding defensin-like protein, whose product MARSISLFSTIFVFLLLLVATEMGPSIVAEARNCESPSQKFKGLCLSDTNCASVCKTEGFPGGNCKGLRRRCFCTKPC is encoded by the exons ATGGCTCGTTCAATTTCTTTGTTTTCCACCATCTTtgtctttctccttcttcttGTGGCTACTG AGATGGGTCCGAGTATTGTGGCAGAGGCAAGAAATTGTGAGTCAccaagtcaaaaattcaaaggaTTATGTTTGAGTGACACCAACTGTGCTAGTGTGTGTAAAACTGAGGGTTTTCCCGGAGGAAATTGCAAAGGCTTGCGTCGGAGATGTTTTTGCACTAAACCTTGTTAA
- the LOC131633641 gene encoding defensin Ec-AMP-D2-like: MARSISLVSTIFVFLLILVATGPRMVAEARDCESKSHKFKGKCLSDTNCASVCKTERFTGGHCRGFRQRCFCTTHC, translated from the exons ATGGCTCGTTCAATTTCTTTGGTCTCCACCATCTTTGTCTTCCTTCTCATTCTTGTGGCCACTG GGCCAAGAATGGTGGCAGAGGCAAGAGATTGTGAATCTAAAAGTCACAAGTTCAAAGGAAAATGTTTGAGTGACACCAACTGTGCTTCTGTGTGCAAAACAGAACGTTTCACTGGCGGACACTGCCGTGGATTCCGTCAAAGATGCTTTTGCACTACACACTGTTGA